In one Brevibacterium sp. CBA3109 genomic region, the following are encoded:
- a CDS encoding HNH endonuclease signature motif containing protein encodes MHYDAEFAQNVRTPEVEPEPETVEPPDFPGFDPETDFSRWIHDNVFTEDLVEISAIFGTSTPRTYRRLTSAMTVIHGLPLFADRVRDGEFTQAHVDAAADLCQTVAMRFLPRLDEHLSVRRADVTSEYFRTALRKKIQLLEPAEDRAEAAARRRRVDVDTFKDGTACMTLTGPAAEVHASFQRIQAMARAIHAGQTNTFNLAPGVEVVDERTISNLMFDIATRPQPKLNIKVKRIEPVTGIQNTSEFSLLDDNGNPLFDFDDQGVSGLTDCAKGTAGSASSSTAFSPGSPRQEEIAEYDVTVGMPTDQWWISNQAAVVVTVPFLTLAGESELPGTLADGSPVPAETARRIGARSKTLTRILTDPATGTPIDAKATTYRIPNDVRKTLIAKWAICTVPGCSRPAEKSEIDHIIPFDHGHTDQGGLTRFSNLHPLCKKHHAVKTARNYSVRMPKSGLVEYEFSHGVTATVAAPDQPVDAAQALEFYALTEVSPRKWRFPKDKVPPPPYVLELMPGETAIRKRDEARRREWERADQQRRLQESYDLARVKRRQLMIDRMLDWENAAFQRCLPQGPNPVTMKRLPRGRRRIHPYYRTKKSADNRTSKIEYVLINKAWRSARVQWEHDLANDPPPF; translated from the coding sequence ATGCACTATGACGCCGAATTTGCGCAGAACGTTCGTACGCCGGAGGTTGAACCTGAACCCGAAACCGTTGAACCTCCGGACTTCCCTGGCTTCGACCCTGAAACCGACTTCTCACGTTGGATCCACGACAATGTGTTCACCGAGGACCTCGTTGAGATCTCCGCAATTTTTGGAACCTCCACGCCCCGCACATACCGGCGCCTTACCTCGGCGATGACGGTGATACACGGTCTCCCACTATTCGCCGACCGCGTCCGCGACGGAGAATTCACCCAGGCCCACGTTGATGCCGCCGCCGACCTGTGCCAAACGGTTGCCATGCGTTTCCTGCCCCGACTGGACGAGCATCTCTCCGTCAGAAGAGCCGACGTGACGAGCGAGTACTTCCGAACCGCACTGCGTAAGAAGATTCAACTCCTCGAACCGGCAGAAGACCGGGCGGAGGCAGCCGCTCGTCGTCGTCGAGTAGATGTCGACACGTTCAAGGATGGAACCGCGTGCATGACGCTGACAGGTCCGGCGGCTGAGGTCCATGCCAGTTTTCAGCGCATCCAAGCCATGGCGCGAGCGATTCACGCAGGACAGACCAACACTTTCAATCTGGCGCCCGGTGTTGAAGTCGTCGACGAGCGCACCATCAGCAATCTCATGTTTGACATTGCAACCCGCCCACAGCCGAAGTTGAACATCAAGGTCAAGCGGATCGAACCGGTGACCGGAATCCAAAACACCTCCGAGTTCTCGCTTCTTGACGACAACGGGAATCCACTGTTCGACTTCGATGATCAAGGTGTCAGCGGGCTAACCGACTGTGCGAAAGGTACTGCAGGGTCAGCCTCGAGCAGCACGGCCTTTTCACCCGGCTCGCCACGGCAAGAAGAAATCGCCGAATATGATGTCACGGTTGGCATGCCCACCGACCAGTGGTGGATATCAAACCAAGCGGCCGTCGTGGTCACGGTTCCCTTCCTGACACTGGCCGGCGAATCCGAACTTCCGGGAACTCTGGCGGACGGTTCGCCGGTGCCAGCAGAGACCGCACGACGTATCGGGGCCCGTTCGAAAACGCTGACAAGAATACTGACAGATCCGGCAACTGGCACGCCCATTGACGCAAAGGCCACCACCTATCGGATTCCAAACGATGTTCGGAAAACACTGATTGCAAAATGGGCGATCTGCACAGTACCGGGGTGCAGTCGACCAGCAGAGAAGTCAGAGATCGACCACATCATTCCCTTCGACCATGGACACACTGACCAGGGCGGGCTGACTCGATTCAGTAACTTGCATCCTTTGTGCAAAAAGCACCATGCGGTGAAGACTGCCCGAAATTACTCAGTGCGTATGCCAAAGTCTGGTCTGGTCGAATACGAGTTCTCTCATGGTGTGACGGCCACGGTCGCGGCTCCCGATCAGCCCGTCGACGCCGCTCAAGCGCTCGAGTTCTACGCACTCACTGAGGTCAGTCCTAGAAAGTGGCGGTTTCCGAAGGACAAAGTTCCTCCACCGCCGTACGTTTTGGAACTTATGCCAGGTGAGACAGCTATTCGAAAACGTGACGAAGCGAGGCGGCGCGAATGGGAACGTGCTGACCAGCAGCGGCGCCTGCAGGAGAGCTATGACCTGGCGAGGGTCAAGCGCCGACAACTGATGATCGATCGAATGTTGGATTGGGAAAACGCAGCATTCCAACGCTGCCTGCCGCAGGGGCCGAACCCTGTGACAATGAAACGACTACCGCGGGGTCGTCGCAGAATCCATCCCTACTACAGAACGAAGAAGTCAGCCGATAACCGGACTTCGAAGATCGAGTACGTTCTCATCAACAAGGCCTGGCGATCCGCACGCGTTCAATGGGAACACGATCTCGCGAATGATCCGCCACCGTTCTGA
- a CDS encoding response regulator transcription factor, whose protein sequence is MAQTSPSIRVLLVDNDSMVLTGLKAILQVADDIDTVGTAVNGEGALEQASLHFPDIVLMDVRMPGIGGIEATQRLTNSVRPPKVIALTSFDSDDYLFGALEAGASGFLLKDIGPAELAEAIRKVHSGESILAPQATLRIIRAITSKQDNRTKREAAELISTLTAKEREIAVLVAQGLSNREIAEATYSSEATVKTHLNRVNVKFDASNRVRIAVLVERSGLTEGSSIS, encoded by the coding sequence ATGGCTCAGACTTCTCCCAGCATTCGTGTCCTCCTCGTCGACAATGACTCGATGGTGCTGACTGGTCTCAAGGCCATACTTCAGGTCGCTGACGACATTGACACGGTCGGAACCGCTGTCAATGGTGAAGGGGCGCTGGAGCAAGCCTCGCTGCATTTCCCGGACATCGTGCTCATGGATGTGCGGATGCCGGGAATCGGCGGCATCGAGGCGACACAACGGTTGACCAACAGTGTGCGACCGCCCAAGGTCATTGCTCTCACCAGTTTCGATTCTGATGACTATCTCTTCGGCGCTCTTGAAGCGGGCGCCAGTGGCTTCCTCCTCAAGGACATCGGTCCTGCGGAGCTCGCCGAGGCCATCAGGAAGGTTCACTCCGGCGAGTCGATTCTGGCACCACAGGCCACGTTGAGAATCATCAGAGCCATCACGTCCAAACAAGACAATCGGACCAAACGCGAAGCTGCCGAGCTCATCTCCACACTGACAGCGAAAGAACGTGAGATCGCCGTCCTCGTCGCACAGGGGTTGTCGAATCGGGAGATCGCCGAGGCAACCTATTCCAGCGAGGCCACCGTGAAGACTCATCTCAACCGAGTGAACGTCAAATTCGATGCCAGCAACCGAGTCCGCATCGCTGTCCTTGTCGAGAGGTCTGGCTTGACCGAGGGATCCAGCATCAGCTGA
- a CDS encoding sensor histidine kinase, which translates to MASPPPVASRPPVASRPDRKRHLGHGVQLAVSILVGVAAYVTGLVISAMALQANPWAYGSNGELTNTGIVVVLLLSLVWLSVFLRRRWPLVPFIVGALLAAGWGDGLLLLIGMFHVVVRGPRVRMLVTSVIGSALIAAGVIRHCLLPPELNPFGIMIVGDPAVITDAEASAPSTDSLLAMNLMTIIVGVVGLGVSIGFGLLLRRTRRMRAVETIAQREAERSESLTSELARQSERNRLARELHDTLSHRLSVISLHSSALEVGTQDDAEVATVASALRREARASLEDLRHLVGGVREGTLSEHSQLGPTSTPPSLASMDSIPQLIASVQATGTQIRPSIILQDVESAPTVLDRAVYRIVQESLTNALKHSPDAPVDLNLSVSANQGARIVVSNSLPTATTNRDSDSVLSTSGSGAGLEGIRERAHMLSGTVDIGPRESFFVVDVSFPPFERQPQR; encoded by the coding sequence GTGGCCTCACCTCCCCCTGTTGCCTCGCGTCCCCCTGTCGCCTCGCGTCCCGACCGCAAACGGCACCTCGGGCACGGAGTCCAGCTGGCGGTGAGCATCCTCGTCGGCGTTGCCGCCTATGTGACGGGCTTGGTCATTTCAGCGATGGCGCTGCAGGCGAACCCGTGGGCCTACGGCAGCAACGGTGAGCTCACGAACACGGGAATCGTCGTAGTCTTACTGCTGAGTCTCGTCTGGCTCAGCGTCTTCTTGCGTCGTCGGTGGCCTCTCGTCCCGTTCATCGTCGGTGCGCTCCTCGCGGCGGGCTGGGGCGATGGTCTTCTGCTCCTCATCGGCATGTTCCATGTCGTCGTTCGTGGGCCCCGAGTGCGGATGCTCGTCACCTCCGTCATCGGGTCGGCGCTCATCGCCGCCGGAGTGATACGCCACTGCCTCCTGCCGCCCGAGCTCAACCCATTCGGGATCATGATTGTGGGAGATCCAGCGGTGATCACCGACGCCGAGGCTTCTGCCCCGTCTACGGACTCTCTGCTGGCCATGAACCTGATGACGATCATCGTTGGTGTCGTTGGACTCGGCGTGAGCATCGGGTTCGGGCTGCTGCTGCGTCGGACTCGCAGAATGAGGGCAGTCGAGACGATCGCCCAGCGTGAGGCCGAACGCAGCGAATCGCTGACCTCGGAACTCGCTCGTCAGTCCGAGCGCAATCGCCTGGCCCGGGAGCTTCACGACACCCTCTCCCACCGCTTGTCCGTCATCTCCCTGCACTCCAGCGCCCTGGAAGTCGGAACCCAGGACGACGCCGAGGTGGCAACTGTCGCCTCCGCGCTGCGGCGAGAAGCACGTGCCTCGCTGGAAGATCTGCGCCACCTCGTCGGTGGTGTGCGTGAAGGAACCTTGAGTGAGCACAGCCAACTGGGACCGACATCGACCCCGCCGAGCCTGGCGTCCATGGATTCCATTCCGCAGCTCATCGCTTCGGTACAGGCAACCGGCACCCAGATTCGTCCGTCAATCATCTTGCAGGACGTTGAGAGTGCTCCCACGGTGCTTGACCGTGCGGTCTATCGCATTGTGCAGGAGTCGCTGACGAACGCGTTGAAGCACTCCCCGGACGCACCTGTGGATCTGAACCTGAGCGTTTCAGCGAATCAAGGAGCACGCATCGTCGTCTCGAACTCACTGCCGACGGCCACGACGAACCGAGATTCAGACTCAGTCTTGTCGACGAGCGGTTCGGGAGCCGGGCTTGAGGGGATTCGTGAGAGGGCGCACATGCTCTCGGGCACGGTCGATATCGGTCCTCGTGAGAGTTTTTTCGTCGTGGACGTGTCCTTCCCACCGTTCGAACGCCAGCCTCAGCGCTGA
- a CDS encoding DUF4352 domain-containing protein gives MSTHNDPHVQPGAQPQTQPGAQPQTQPDTHAQGPTYRVPGPQMTDPQASGYPGAAYPGTGTAGPGGYGPGANGPGNSGQKPPKRKKPLLKRWWFWIVLILVVVVIGSAISGGGDDATENTESSAAVAEDEEAGGDKAKEEPAAGEPAAEDAAASYGIGDAVAADDWEVTVNSVKDGISSVGDEFMGTEAQGQFVVVDLSVKNTASAPDFFWEDNIKLGDESGNTYSADSEAGLYAAEDSILFAEEINPGNTAKGVLVFDVPADVSPDKLTFEGGLFSDPIEISLG, from the coding sequence ATGTCCACTCATAACGATCCTCACGTGCAACCCGGTGCCCAGCCTCAAACACAGCCCGGTGCCCAGCCCCAAACACAGCCTGATACCCATGCGCAAGGCCCCACCTATCGCGTGCCCGGCCCGCAGATGACTGATCCGCAGGCGTCGGGGTACCCAGGTGCTGCCTATCCGGGCACCGGCACAGCAGGACCCGGTGGGTACGGTCCAGGCGCGAATGGTCCCGGCAATTCGGGACAGAAGCCGCCGAAACGGAAGAAGCCGCTGCTCAAGCGCTGGTGGTTCTGGATCGTTCTCATTCTGGTCGTCGTCGTCATCGGCAGTGCCATCTCCGGCGGGGGAGACGATGCGACAGAGAACACCGAATCATCCGCTGCCGTCGCCGAGGATGAGGAAGCAGGCGGGGACAAGGCGAAGGAAGAACCAGCCGCAGGCGAGCCAGCTGCAGAGGACGCTGCCGCCAGCTATGGCATCGGCGATGCGGTGGCTGCCGACGATTGGGAAGTCACCGTCAACTCCGTCAAGGACGGTATCTCCTCTGTCGGTGACGAGTTCATGGGAACAGAAGCTCAGGGACAGTTCGTCGTCGTCGACCTGTCCGTGAAGAACACGGCTTCAGCACCGGACTTCTTCTGGGAAGACAACATCAAGCTCGGCGACGAATCCGGGAACACCTATTCCGCGGATTCGGAAGCCGGACTCTATGCGGCAGAGGATTCCATCCTCTTCGCCGAAGAGATCAACCCGGGCAACACAGCCAAGGGAGTGCTCGTCTTCGACGTCCCCGCCGATGTCTCACCGGACAAACTCACATTCGAAGGCGGACTCTTCTCCGACCCGATCGAGATCTCACTCGGCTGA
- a CDS encoding sensor histidine kinase, translating into MLFSKLFDRFLPPDRRFNPEALAWVAVIFTAIVMLAVESSIAVGVHEVPVALAFIVTVIHAGSMPLSMLRPLFGAIVSVIACGVLPLLGPYLSGAPWPWMVPMMITQTLIILIVGLRAHWGVALAALLASIAISAAAAVFGHIQYPESRSDSAIVNIVVFSCIAGGFYVAAVIVQQWHLIRSQLLQEQENTAEEHSKRVVVEEKTRIARELHDIVAHSMSIINIQASSAPFRHPNIDSDVEKEFEDISVSARHALTEMRGLLGVLRNDDSGQELAPQPKFSEVEGLVKKAQQAGVNVTMERSGEPLDHSLRDSTGLAGYRIVQEALSNAIRHAAESQIHIKVDSGGTALWINVVNTAGKGPTEAAKNEAHRHQGLIGMRERAASVGGELRTGWSSGGGFEVEAVLPLAVADSRKGDSDTSKSRKADSLKADPHKTSGREVLTGTGAGATAKNDTGADADDTADQSPGDERSNA; encoded by the coding sequence GTGCTGTTCAGCAAGCTGTTCGACAGATTTCTGCCACCAGACCGCAGATTCAATCCTGAGGCCCTGGCCTGGGTGGCGGTGATCTTCACTGCCATCGTAATGCTCGCCGTCGAATCCTCGATCGCGGTGGGAGTCCATGAAGTTCCCGTTGCCCTGGCGTTCATCGTAACCGTGATCCACGCGGGGTCGATGCCGCTGTCGATGTTGCGTCCACTCTTCGGTGCGATCGTCTCCGTTATCGCCTGCGGTGTCCTGCCGCTGCTCGGCCCGTATCTTTCAGGTGCACCTTGGCCGTGGATGGTGCCGATGATGATCACTCAAACCCTCATCATCCTCATCGTCGGACTTCGTGCCCACTGGGGTGTGGCTTTAGCCGCGTTGTTGGCGAGCATCGCGATCTCTGCGGCCGCGGCCGTCTTCGGGCACATTCAGTACCCCGAAAGCAGGTCGGATTCCGCGATCGTCAACATCGTCGTCTTCTCCTGTATCGCCGGTGGCTTCTATGTGGCTGCAGTCATCGTCCAGCAGTGGCATCTGATCCGATCGCAGCTGCTGCAAGAACAGGAGAACACTGCAGAGGAACATTCGAAGCGCGTCGTCGTCGAGGAGAAGACGCGGATTGCCCGTGAACTGCACGACATCGTCGCCCACAGCATGTCGATCATCAATATCCAGGCCTCGAGCGCACCGTTCCGCCATCCCAACATCGATTCGGACGTGGAGAAGGAGTTCGAAGACATCTCTGTCTCCGCACGTCATGCCCTCACCGAGATGCGAGGGCTGCTGGGCGTGCTGCGCAATGACGATTCGGGCCAGGAGCTCGCGCCCCAGCCGAAGTTCTCCGAAGTCGAGGGCCTGGTGAAGAAGGCACAGCAGGCCGGAGTCAACGTCACCATGGAACGCAGCGGGGAACCGCTCGATCACAGCCTGCGCGACAGCACAGGGCTGGCCGGATATCGCATCGTCCAGGAGGCGCTGAGCAACGCCATCCGTCACGCCGCCGAATCACAGATCCACATCAAGGTCGACAGCGGCGGCACTGCCCTGTGGATCAACGTCGTCAACACTGCTGGAAAAGGCCCGACGGAAGCGGCGAAGAACGAGGCTCACCGTCATCAGGGCCTCATTGGGATGCGGGAACGTGCCGCCTCGGTCGGAGGGGAACTCCGGACCGGCTGGAGCAGCGGCGGCGGTTTCGAAGTAGAGGCCGTGCTGCCGCTGGCAGTGGCCGATTCGCGCAAGGGTGATTCGGACACGAGCAAATCTCGCAAGGCTGACTCACTCAAGGCTGACCCACACAAGACCAGCGGTCGCGAGGTTCTCACCGGCACGGGCGCAGGCGCCACAGCCAAAAACGACACGGGCGCAGATGCAGATGACACGGCAGATCAATCGCCGGGTGACGAGAGGAGCAACGCGTGA
- a CDS encoding response regulator transcription factor: MIRIVIADDHAMVRAGFAALLDAHPDIEVVGQAQDGVECVSLVAELKPDIVLMDVRMPGLDGIEATREILSAWSRQTTNPQTPKSTLSAKDTSAKDTSAIGDDVPRIIMLTTFDIDDYVFDAIRAGASGFLLKDAPPSELAEAVRVVASGDGLLAPSVTRRVIEHFAAGPQQSNAAALPDLTDREREILVLVARGETNSEIAASLFIAMQTVKTHVSRILYKLDARDRAQAVIAAYESGLVVPGAQV, from the coding sequence GTGATTCGCATTGTGATTGCTGATGATCATGCAATGGTTCGAGCCGGCTTCGCGGCGCTGCTAGACGCGCACCCCGACATCGAGGTGGTGGGCCAGGCACAGGACGGCGTCGAATGCGTCAGCCTCGTTGCCGAGCTGAAACCCGACATCGTACTCATGGATGTGCGCATGCCGGGACTCGACGGCATCGAAGCCACCCGTGAGATCCTCTCGGCTTGGTCTCGGCAGACCACGAACCCGCAAACGCCGAAGTCGACGTTGAGCGCCAAGGATACGAGTGCCAAGGATACGAGCGCCATCGGCGATGACGTTCCGCGCATCATTATGCTCACGACCTTCGACATCGACGACTATGTCTTCGATGCGATCCGTGCCGGTGCCAGTGGCTTCCTCCTCAAAGATGCCCCACCCAGTGAACTCGCCGAGGCGGTGCGGGTGGTGGCCTCTGGTGATGGCCTGCTGGCCCCGAGCGTCACCCGTCGCGTCATCGAGCACTTCGCCGCAGGACCGCAGCAATCGAATGCTGCCGCCCTGCCCGACCTCACCGACCGCGAACGCGAGATCCTGGTGCTGGTGGCACGCGGAGAGACGAACTCAGAGATCGCGGCCTCACTGTTCATCGCCATGCAGACGGTCAAGACTCATGTCTCGAGGATCCTCTACAAACTCGACGCCCGAGACCGTGCTCAAGCAGTCATCGCCGCCTACGAGTCCGGGCTCGTAGTGCCCGGCGCACAGGTCTGA
- a CDS encoding acyl-CoA desaturase — protein sequence MEPVDVVNRPLSTPTLGQESRAEVLEQRRANRGTDKQEFTSDFSALMAQVKEAGLLARRPGWNTLRFVLLGLSYVVAFAMLFLIGESWWQMATAVVFGILFTQTAYVAHDAAHRQIFTNGKVGEWVSTIVGNLFIGLSYGWWLKKHNALHHANPNKAGVDGDIAPGALIFDPEDAHELTGLRKWLAAHQGWFFFPLLTLAGLQLHVNSVQAIIKGQSSIKRRWIEGILIAIRIIGFPLIAIWAAGPLIGIVFTIVQVMVFGLHMGGSFAPNHKGQPIVPKDVKIDFLRRQTLMSRNISGGRPMGFLMGGLNYQIEHHLFPSMPSVNLHKVQPMVREYCAQKDIKYTETTLFESFGIIVRYLNRAGLGQADPFDCPITAQFRSR from the coding sequence ATGGAACCAGTAGATGTCGTGAATAGGCCGCTGTCGACACCCACCCTTGGGCAGGAATCAAGGGCTGAGGTGCTCGAACAGAGGCGAGCTAATCGCGGTACCGATAAGCAGGAGTTCACCAGCGACTTCAGCGCGCTGATGGCGCAGGTCAAAGAGGCCGGTCTGCTCGCTCGACGCCCGGGTTGGAACACTCTGCGCTTCGTCCTCCTCGGACTCTCCTACGTCGTTGCCTTCGCAATGCTCTTCCTCATCGGCGAAAGCTGGTGGCAGATGGCCACAGCAGTCGTCTTCGGAATCCTCTTCACCCAGACGGCATATGTCGCCCACGACGCGGCGCACCGTCAGATCTTCACCAACGGTAAGGTCGGCGAGTGGGTTTCCACCATCGTCGGCAACCTGTTCATCGGTCTCAGCTACGGCTGGTGGCTGAAGAAGCACAACGCTCTCCACCACGCCAACCCGAACAAAGCCGGCGTCGACGGTGACATCGCACCGGGCGCCCTGATCTTCGACCCAGAAGATGCTCACGAACTCACCGGATTGCGGAAGTGGTTGGCCGCACACCAGGGCTGGTTCTTCTTCCCCCTGCTGACTCTGGCGGGCCTGCAGCTGCACGTGAACTCTGTGCAGGCGATCATCAAGGGACAGTCCTCGATCAAGCGCCGCTGGATCGAAGGCATCCTCATCGCCATCCGCATCATCGGATTCCCCCTCATCGCCATCTGGGCCGCCGGCCCACTCATCGGCATCGTCTTCACGATCGTCCAGGTCATGGTCTTCGGACTGCATATGGGCGGTTCGTTCGCTCCCAACCACAAGGGACAGCCGATCGTTCCCAAGGACGTCAAGATCGACTTCCTGCGCCGCCAGACACTGATGTCACGCAACATCTCGGGCGGTCGCCCGATGGGCTTCCTCATGGGCGGACTGAACTACCAGATCGAACACCACCTGTTCCCCAGCATGCCCAGCGTCAACCTGCACAAGGTCCAGCCGATGGTCCGCGAATACTGTGCTCAGAAGGACATAAAATACACGGAGACAACGCTCTTCGAATCATTCGGCATCATCGTCCGCTACCTCAACCGGGCCGGACTGGGCCAGGCCGACCCCTTCGACTGCCCGATCACCGCGCAGTTCCGCTCACGCTGA
- a CDS encoding hydrolase, translated as MTALTNVTICRTCGVETSTPPPEVCPICSDERQWLPASGQDWTTREELESEHHSVSIIEREPGLYALRVEPKLGIGQTCYLAQTEHGNLLFDVPPYIDEDVIAAVSDLGGVHAIAASHPHMFGLQLEWSAAFDDAPIFVCRADANWVQREGPNIWRYYHVAEPVPGVRLVRTGGHFPGSAVALWTGQDGRGVMLSGDSIAPVARSGWVTFMRSFPNYLPLSAGVVRRIAASVADLDFDRMYGNFGQTISAEAKEAVATSAERYAEWVTGVHDDLT; from the coding sequence ATGACAGCACTGACGAACGTGACGATCTGCCGGACGTGCGGTGTCGAGACGAGCACGCCTCCACCGGAGGTGTGTCCGATCTGCTCGGATGAGCGCCAGTGGCTGCCAGCCTCGGGGCAGGACTGGACGACGCGCGAAGAACTCGAATCCGAACACCACAGCGTCTCCATCATCGAGCGCGAACCAGGTCTCTACGCTCTGCGTGTGGAACCGAAGCTGGGCATCGGGCAGACGTGCTATCTGGCGCAGACCGAACACGGCAATCTGCTCTTCGACGTCCCGCCCTACATCGACGAGGACGTCATCGCCGCAGTCTCAGACCTCGGCGGTGTTCACGCCATCGCGGCCAGTCATCCTCACATGTTCGGTCTGCAGCTGGAGTGGAGTGCGGCTTTCGACGATGCCCCGATCTTCGTCTGCCGTGCAGACGCGAACTGGGTCCAGCGCGAGGGCCCGAACATCTGGCGCTACTACCATGTTGCCGAGCCCGTTCCCGGGGTCCGCTTGGTGCGCACGGGAGGCCATTTCCCCGGCAGTGCTGTGGCCCTGTGGACTGGCCAGGACGGCCGAGGCGTCATGCTCAGTGGAGACTCGATCGCGCCGGTGGCCAGATCGGGCTGGGTGACGTTCATGCGCAGCTTTCCCAACTATCTGCCACTCTCAGCCGGAGTTGTCCGACGCATCGCAGCCTCGGTGGCTGACCTCGACTTCGATCGGATGTACGGCAACTTCGGTCAGACGATCTCGGCCGAAGCCAAAGAGGCGGTGGCGACCTCGGCCGAACGCTACGCTGAATGGGTCACAGGCGTTCACGACGACCTCACCTGA
- a CDS encoding ABC transporter permease, producing the protein MQARLLTTSDGAENGRGSKNTVSSENAANAAMSDPGSAVAADTSARKPSIKQALLAAVFAAAIVTVILLAFSWPTVTSDPKDLPIAAVGDQEQIDQITANVPDGMLDLKKVDSRAEAGQLIRDREAYGAFVFGDDPEILTSTAASPPVAQQLNGIATQMQQKIDKQAISGMQDGMKQMQDALAAAAQSPAGPQANPGAPGDNPGGNPGDQAQTPDASAVEVPEVTVTDVVPLNENDSTGAGLAIAGLPLTIGGIVGGVLTSMIVHSRRMRAVAVVAYGAIGGLALTLVLQSWFGILQGNFGLNVLAAGLAVAATAALINGFVSLIGPGGIAIGAVLTMFIGNPIASLQVPKEFLAGAWGDIGQFFVPGASGTLLRDLSYFPNAPMAMQWWVLVGWFALGIVLILVGHLKAHAKKRAAAG; encoded by the coding sequence ATGCAGGCGAGACTCCTCACCACCTCGGACGGCGCAGAGAATGGCCGCGGCAGCAAGAACACTGTCAGCAGCGAGAACGCGGCCAACGCAGCCATGTCCGACCCCGGATCCGCTGTCGCTGCCGACACAAGTGCACGGAAGCCCAGCATCAAACAGGCTCTGCTCGCCGCTGTCTTCGCCGCGGCCATCGTCACGGTCATCTTGCTCGCGTTCAGCTGGCCGACCGTCACATCTGATCCCAAGGATCTTCCTATTGCGGCCGTCGGCGATCAGGAGCAGATCGATCAGATCACGGCCAACGTTCCCGACGGGATGCTCGATCTCAAGAAGGTCGACTCCCGCGCCGAGGCAGGGCAGCTCATTCGTGACCGTGAGGCCTACGGAGCATTCGTGTTTGGCGACGACCCCGAGATTCTCACCTCGACCGCTGCCTCCCCTCCAGTTGCCCAGCAGCTCAATGGGATCGCCACTCAGATGCAGCAGAAGATCGACAAGCAGGCGATCTCGGGCATGCAGGATGGAATGAAGCAGATGCAGGACGCACTCGCTGCTGCCGCTCAGTCGCCTGCCGGGCCCCAGGCCAACCCCGGCGCACCAGGGGACAACCCCGGGGGCAACCCGGGCGACCAGGCACAGACCCCAGACGCCTCGGCAGTGGAAGTTCCTGAGGTTACGGTCACGGACGTCGTCCCGCTCAACGAAAACGACTCCACCGGTGCCGGTCTTGCGATCGCCGGTCTGCCCCTGACCATCGGTGGAATCGTCGGCGGTGTGCTCACCAGCATGATCGTCCACTCACGCCGCATGCGTGCTGTCGCGGTTGTCGCCTACGGCGCAATCGGCGGCCTTGCCTTGACCCTCGTTCTGCAGTCGTGGTTCGGCATTCTGCAGGGCAATTTCGGGCTCAACGTGCTGGCTGCCGGCCTTGCCGTAGCGGCAACGGCGGCACTCATCAACGGCTTCGTCTCACTGATAGGCCCGGGCGGCATTGCGATCGGCGCGGTGCTCACAATGTTCATCGGCAACCCGATCGCGTCGCTCCAAGTGCCGAAGGAGTTCCTCGCAGGGGCTTGGGGAGACATCGGCCAGTTCTTCGTCCCGGGCGCGTCGGGGACCCTTCTCCGAGACCTGTCCTACTTCCCGAATGCACCCATGGCGATGCAATGGTGGGTACTCGTCGGCTGGTTCGCCTTGGGCATCGTTCTCATCCTCGTCGGGCACCTCAAGGCTCACGCGAAGAAGCGGGCTGCTGCGGGCTGA
- a CDS encoding TetR/AcrR family transcriptional regulator → MRARIQDAALACFFRKSFSGTSMADIIKEAGLSAGAVYVYYSSKAELTLDAGKRIMEERAAELQDFGAAEEVPPPQQVFRQLLDTILHDTPFAPLLLQVWGEASHSPDFAKVAAEVYEDLIGRFASYLSVYFHRGAGLTEDVAQARANQLAPAVLAVMQGAIVQTAIFGDGSHARITSAVEALLAELVD, encoded by the coding sequence ATGCGCGCTCGCATCCAGGATGCCGCGCTCGCATGCTTCTTTCGCAAGAGTTTTTCGGGTACCTCGATGGCCGACATCATCAAGGAGGCGGGACTTTCCGCCGGGGCTGTCTATGTCTATTACTCGTCGAAGGCGGAGCTTACGCTCGATGCCGGCAAGCGGATCATGGAAGAGCGTGCGGCCGAATTGCAGGACTTCGGTGCAGCAGAAGAGGTTCCACCTCCGCAGCAGGTCTTCCGCCAGCTTCTGGACACGATCCTCCACGACACCCCTTTCGCCCCACTGCTGCTGCAGGTGTGGGGGGAGGCATCGCATTCCCCCGACTTCGCTAAGGTCGCCGCCGAGGTATACGAGGATCTCATCGGGCGCTTCGCGTCCTATCTGAGTGTGTACTTCCACCGGGGTGCGGGGCTGACTGAAGATGTCGCACAGGCCAGGGCGAATCAGCTCGCACCGGCGGTCCTGGCTGTCATGCAGGGCGCCATTGTCCAGACCGCGATATTCGGCGACGGTTCGCACGCGCGGATCACGAGTGCTGTCGAAGCGCTACTTGCTGAGCTCGTGGACTGA